The uncultured Desulfatiglans sp. DNA window CTCTCGCTCGCTTCGGAACCCGCCCGGCCCGATACGATTTCACTATCAGCAACGTTGGCCGTTTACCGGTAAGAGATAACTATGGCCCCTACCGCGTAAGCGCTAGTTGGGGGATGGAGAACCTGTTCGCCGGCCGCCGCACGGTGGCGATCCAAAGCCTTGGCAACGCCCTGTTTTTCACGCTCTCTTTCAGGGACTTCGTCATGGGCAAACAGGAGGCGTCGGGGTTACTGTCGGATATCATTCAGCAACTCGAGTTCTGCTAAGGCGGACCGCTGATCCTGCCCGGCCGATGTTCGCCCGACTATCCAAGAGCGCTGCGGTTCCGGACATCAATCCTCCGATGCATTCGGCTAGAAGGGAGGTGGAAGCCGAATGGTTTCACCCACACCAGGAGGAACGAAAGGAACATATCCACCCTCCCTCCACTCGAACCATCCGAAAGCCTCATCCTCGAGGGGAACCTGAAAACGGAAATGGACGATGGACGGCCGGCCGTCCGGCGTTACATTTACTACCTCCACACTAAAAGCCGGCATATCGATCCGTTCTCCCGGGCGGAATACCCGCCGGGCCATATCCATGCGCTGGAGCATATAGGCTGGGCTCAGAAGAGCGGAGAAGCCGCCTTCCTCGGCGCCATCTTCGTCCGGGGTATCTAGAAAACCATGATCGGGTATAACCGAAAGGGTGAATGGATCCACTCGAGTCAGTTCGATTCCATGAATGGATGGCGCCAGCACATGAGTACCGTCGGGCGCCGCTTTCCCTTGGCCCATGATGAACATAGGCAGAAGGAACCCCCCAACGGCAGCCGAAGGACCGTTGACGAATATCAGCGTGCGCTCGGCCAAGCCGGCATTCAGCGGCAGTTCGTCGAAAGTCTTGTGCAGCACATCACCAAGCAGCGCAGGGCTGAGCGCGCGTAACGGCATGAGCAGCGGTGCAGCCACCATGTGACTGAAAGCGAGCAGGCAGACCATCCCTTTCAATCCCCGGGAAAACCATTTTCCATAGGATAAGAAGACCCGGCTTTGACCATCCGCTGAGACTGGCAGAAACCTAAACTTGATCAAGGCCGAAGCATCGAGCAGGATCCGCGCCATCAGCCCTGCACCGCCAAACCCCGCCATGACGAGAAGGCGGTCGAAAGGAAACGTAGTCGCGACGGGCAGGATGGACAGGATCATTCCTAGAGCGAAAAAACGACTGGCCCGGTCGGAACGGAGAACCGGAACGGCAAAAAGACTGAACAGACAGAGAAAAAAGACCGCAACGAGCCAGAAAAAGAAGACGCCCTGGTCAGAGAGCAGGGCGAAAAGATCGGAGGGCAAAAAACCTAGTTCGCCGAAAAGGAGGACAGGCCCTCTTTCAAAGACGGCCTTCACATACCCGACCGTTTCAGTCGAAGGGTCGATGTACCAGGCCGAGCCCTTAGCGCCGAACCCCATCCCGCGATAGAAGACGAACCAGCAGATCCCTATGCCAGCAGAGGGGAGCAGGGAAAACAGACGAGTTCTCCAATTCCCCCTCTCCATGAAAAACGCATAAGCCAAAAGGTATCCCCCGGCCGCTACCGCCATCTCTCCGCCTAAAAGCCCGAGTGATAAAGCGACACAGGAGAAAAGCAGCCAGGATTTTTTGCCGTTTTTCCTCCATCGGTCATGAAAAAAAACAGCAAGCAAACCAAACAGCGATGCGACCAATGCATTGCGATTCGCAAGCCAACCCGCCGGTACACCGTGCGCGTCATCGATCGCAAAAAGCAGCCCGGCCAGCGCAGCACAGGCACCTGAGCCAAGGATGCCCCGGTACGTCAGGGCGGCTGTCCCCACCAGCAAACCCAGCCATAACAGGCTGTGGAGATGCATCAAAGAAGGATGGTCTGGCCAAAAATGGAAATCGATCCAGTGTGTCAGCGCTGTGAGTGGCCGGAAAAAGGCCATCTTGAAGTCCTCGGATGTCCACCAGGGCAACCATCCCAAATCCATGATTTCTTTGAGCCTGGAAGGATCGCCATCGGCAAACGAGAACATCAGGAGGGGATGGGGGGTCTGCTGAAGATACTGCTCAGGAGGATCGATTGAAAATCGGAGGACGTAATCATCCCATTGCCAGCCTACCCATAAGGCGCTCACACCCAAAATCACCGCCAGCAAGGCCATGAAAAGCGGTGCGCGTCGGCCTCTGAGATCTTTTTCGAGTCTTACATACAGGGAACCATGTTGGTTATCTGTCATAAAAAAATCAATTGCACCATAAATGAAGGAAAAAGGTTCGTAACGTTCGGCGGGCGGGATGTCTCTTGTCGAAACGGTGGATATTGGCTAGGATAGACGCCATCAAAAAAGCCTTTAGAAAAATGGCTGATCTCAGCTTTGTCCGGCTCAGCCTATCCGCCCCCACCCTTAATGGCCAGGAAGAAATGTTAATCAGTTTCCATCCGGAAATGGTCTTTTTTGCCAATCTCGGCGTCAATCTGCACGTTTGCTTGTGCGGCGACCACCAGGTCGCCTCCGCGCAAACGCTTGATTTCCTTGATATTGGCAAAAAATCCTCATTTCCGGATTGGAAACTGGGTTGTACCGGGAAATCATTTCCGGATGGAGACTAATCAGATGAGCATGTTCCGTGTCAGAATCCTGCTTCGGGTACTCCGCCGACTGAGAGCCGCGCCCTCTCGGGACGCAGGACGATCCCATCGAAAATCTGTCAGATTCCTGGCCGTTGACTTGCCGCTTATTTTAATCCTGGAGACCATCAACCGGATCTGCCTGATTTTAGACGAATGCTTTTTCAGGAACTACCGGAATACGCCCATCGAAAAACCGGTTTTCATGGTCGGGCCGCCCAGAAGCGGGACGACCTTTCTGCATCGCCTGCTCTTCAAGGACAACCGGTTCACTTCCCTGGCCCTATGGGAAATCCTTTTCGCCCCCTCCATCCTGCAGAAAAAGTTTCTTTTGGCCCTCGCCCGCATCGATAGGCGCAGGGGCAACCCTGTCTATCACCGGATTGTAGCAGCCGAAGAACGGTTTCTGTCGGGCCCCATGCATCGGACCAGCCTGTTCGACCCGGAGGAAGACGAAATGCTGCTGGTGCGAACCTTCAGCTCAGGGCACTTTCTGATCTTTTTATTTCCGTTTGAGGAGGAATTCCGCCCTCTGATCTATTTCGACACCGAACTCCCGAAGCTTGAGCGCTACCAGATCATGAACTTTTACAAACAATGCGTGCAGCGCCATATGTACGTCTTTGGCAAGGGCAAGCGGTTCTTGTCAAAAAACCCAGGTTTCAGTATAAAGATGCAATCTCTTCAGCATGTTTTCACCGACGCATCATTCATCTACCTGGCGAGGACCCCTTTTGAATCCGTTCCTTCGAATCTCAGTTTATTTTACTACGTCCATCAAAAACTTCCTACAGCGACCGATGACAGGCACTTTGTAGATTTCATCCTTGGACAAATGAAGGATTACTACCTTTATCCCCTCGAAAAAATGGGCCAATTGCCTAAAAATAAAAAAGCGGTTGTGCTATATAGCGATCTAATCCGCAATCCGGATCAAACCGTTCGGGCGCTATACCGCCAGATTGAGTGGCCATTGACACCCAGTTTCGCTGAAATTCTGAAGGGGGAAACATCCAGGGCCGCATCGTTCCTGAGCGAACATGAATATTCTTTAGAGCAATTCGGACTGTCCTTCAACATCATTAGGGAAAAATTTCGGGAGATATTCGATATTTTCGGATTCGAAACACCCTTTACGGAAACACCTTCCGCCAATATGAAGACATAACGCACAGAAAGACGCGACGTTCAATATCGGTCAGGGCCCGTCTTGAAATGTTCATCCACCACGGCCCGGTTTCTGTACACGGAAAATCAGCCAGGCACGCCGCTTGGCCCATCTGAACCCTGACAGGCCAGCACGCTCGAAATCCGACTTCATTCGGGATGGTTGGAAAAAGGTCGCTTCACCCCGTTTCATCAGCCTTTCCTGAAACTTGCGCTCTCCCCACCGAGGGAGGGCAATCAAAACCCATCCCGTGAAAACCCCACCGGGGCGGAGAACCCTAGCCACCTCTCGCCACACCGGCTCAAGATCCGAAAAGAGATGAAGGACGCCGCAGCAATTCACCAGATCCATGGTGCCGTCCCCGAAAGGGATTTCGTAGAGATCCCCACGAAGAAAAGATATCCCGCCGCAACCGCATTGTCGCGCCTTGATTCCCGCCTTGACCAGCATGGGCATAGACACATCCAGGCCGTAAACACGGGCATCCGGATAGGCCGTGCGGTAAGCCCGGGCATAATGCCCGGTGCCACAAGCCAAATCCACTATGGTCGCAAGCGACTGCAGACGCCCAGCCTCCAGCACCTCTCGAACCTCCTGACCCATGCTCAACCCAGCGCCGAGGCGGGTCAAAACCTTCCGCCATACAAGAGACTCATAAAGCCGCGCAAAAGTCGGCGAGCAATTCAACTTCTGAACAGTTCTAGCTTTGGGATCCTCCAT harbors:
- a CDS encoding conserved hypothetical protein (Evidence 4 : Unknown function but conserved in other organisms) — translated: MSMFRVRILLRVLRRLRAAPSRDAGRSHRKSVRFLAVDLPLILILETINRICLILDECFFRNYRNTPIEKPVFMVGPPRSGTTFLHRLLFKDNRFTSLALWEILFAPSILQKKFLLALARIDRRRGNPVYHRIVAAEERFLSGPMHRTSLFDPEEDEMLLVRTFSSGHFLIFLFPFEEEFRPLIYFDTELPKLERYQIMNFYKQCVQRHMYVFGKGKRFLSKNPGFSIKMQSLQHVFTDASFIYLARTPFESVPSNLSLFYYVHQKLPTATDDRHFVDFILGQMKDYYLYPLEKMGQLPKNKKAVVLYSDLIRNPDQTVRALYRQIEWPLTPSFAEILKGETSRAASFLSEHEYSLEQFGLSFNIIREKFREIFDIFGFETPFTETPSANMKT
- a CDS encoding putative Methyltransferase type 11 (Evidence 3 : Putative function from multiple computational evidences): MRDANLVCPLCKRVGGILLNPAVDHVRQVVCSICSRELPVVDGIPDFAPHVPMEDPKARTVQKLNCSPTFARLYESLVWRKVLTRLGAGLSMGQEVREVLEAGRLQSLATIVDLACGTGHYARAYRTAYPDARVYGLDVSMPMLVKAGIKARQCGCGGISFLRGDLYEIPFGDGTMDLVNCCGVLHLFSDLEPVWREVARVLRPGGVFTGWVLIALPRWGERKFQERLMKRGEATFFQPSRMKSDFERAGLSGFRWAKRRAWLIFRVQKPGRGG
- a CDS encoding conserved membrane hypothetical protein (Evidence 4 : Unknown function but conserved in other organisms); translation: MALLAVILGVSALWVGWQWDDYVLRFSIDPPEQYLQQTPHPLLMFSFADGDPSRLKEIMDLGWLPWWTSEDFKMAFFRPLTALTHWIDFHFWPDHPSLMHLHSLLWLGLLVGTAALTYRGILGSGACAALAGLLFAIDDAHGVPAGWLANRNALVASLFGLLAVFFHDRWRKNGKKSWLLFSCVALSLGLLGGEMAVAAGGYLLAYAFFMERGNWRTRLFSLLPSAGIGICWFVFYRGMGFGAKGSAWYIDPSTETVGYVKAVFERGPVLLFGELGFLPSDLFALLSDQGVFFFWLVAVFFLCLFSLFAVPVLRSDRASRFFALGMILSILPVATTFPFDRLLVMAGFGGAGLMARILLDASALIKFRFLPVSADGQSRVFLSYGKWFSRGLKGMVCLLAFSHMVAAPLLMPLRALSPALLGDVLHKTFDELPLNAGLAERTLIFVNGPSAAVGGFLLPMFIMGQGKAAPDGTHVLAPSIHGIELTRVDPFTLSVIPDHGFLDTPDEDGAEEGGFSALLSPAYMLQRMDMARRVFRPGERIDMPAFSVEVVNVTPDGRPSIVHFRFQVPLEDEAFGWFEWREGGYVPFVPPGVGETIRLPPPF
- a CDS encoding hypothetical protein (Evidence 5 : Unknown function), giving the protein MSKRWILARIDAIKKAFRKMADLSFVRLSLSAPTLNGQEEMLISFHPEMVFFANLGVNLHVCLCGDHQVASAQTLDFLDIGKKSSFPDWKLGCTGKSFPDGD